The genomic stretch GAGTCGTTCGTTTTCCACTTCCACATAGACCCAATCTCCTACCTGAAGATCTTTGTACGGAATCATAGCTTGCTTTTTTTTTAACGCTTTTAAATTTCAGCAAAATCTGTTGAATATACAAGTCTTTTGATTGATTTTCAGGATTGTTAACATGCATTTTTGTATGAACCCTGAAAATTTCTCTGTATCCTGATGGGTTTTGTTATCTTTGCGTTTGCGATTCCCATTTATCCTGAAATTCAGATTTATGAACGAAACCATCACACAAGGGCGTATAGCCGAATTACTGGGCGACCAGGCCGAGTATTTGCTGAATCATGTTTGCAAGACTATTGATGCTTCGCAGCTGACGCTGCCAGGTCCGGACTATCTGGATAAGGTATGGCTGAATTCCAACCGCAACAATCAGGTGTTGCGTAGCCTGCAGGCTATTTTCAACCATGGCCGGCTGGCAGGTACGGGGTATATTTCCATTTTTCCGGTTGACCAAGGTGTGGAGCACAGTGCCGGATCGGCTTTTGCCCCCAACCCGATATACTTCGATCCGGAAAACATCATCCGGCTGGCCATTGAGGGCGGATGCAATGCCGTAGCATCTACCTTCGGAGTGCTGGGTATCATGTCTAGAAAATACGCACACAAGATTCCTTTTATAGTAAAGATTAATCACAACGAGTTTCTGAGTTATCCCAACAGGTATGACCAGACTCTGTTTGGTACGGTGAAAAGCGCCTGGAATATGGGTGCCGTTGCAGTAGGCGCCACGGTTTACTGGGGCTCTGC from Thermoflavifilum aggregans encodes the following:
- a CDS encoding class I fructose-bisphosphate aldolase; translated protein: MNETITQGRIAELLGDQAEYLLNHVCKTIDASQLTLPGPDYLDKVWLNSNRNNQVLRSLQAIFNHGRLAGTGYISIFPVDQGVEHSAGSAFAPNPIYFDPENIIRLAIEGGCNAVASTFGVLGIMSRKYAHKIPFIVKINHNEFLSYPNRYDQTLFGTVKSAWNMGAVAVGATVYWGSAESNRQLKEIAEAFELAHELGMATILWCYTRNSAFKVNNVDYHTSADLTGQANHLGVTIQADIIKQKLPTNNGGYLATKHGKTSPLVYEKLTTDHPIDLCRYQVLNCYSGRIGLINSGGESKGQSDLAEAVATAVINKRAGGMGLILGRKAFQRPFKEGVQLLHATQDVYLDKSITIA